A region from the Kineothrix sp. IPX-CK genome encodes:
- a CDS encoding glyoxalase, with protein MHEYDDVVLSCFLKKQKQLFPENVAETLEEAEAFLEDCMAVVVNSVQEVWEYFDEEGVDMEGADEEEILSAQEVFDVGDGRYLIVEG; from the coding sequence ATGCACGAATATGATGATGTTGTACTATCATGCTTTCTAAAGAAGCAAAAACAGTTATTTCCCGAGAATGTAGCGGAGACTCTTGAGGAAGCAGAAGCGTTTCTGGAGGACTGTATGGCGGTAGTAGTGAACTCGGTGCAGGAGGTATGGGAATATTTCGATGAAGAAGGTGTCGATATGGAAGGCGCGGATGAAGAAGAAATTTTAAGTGCACAGGAAGTGTTCGATGTCGGCGACGGAAGATACTTAATTGTGGAGGGGTAA
- a CDS encoding HAD family hydrolase, with product MIKLIASDIDGTLIKDSTPDLYPEMMKAIKSLIGQGIVFCAASGRQYDSIKNVFRLVDEDIVFIAENGAQIRYQGKDISITPMNRQYAEEIIKQLREYGRNCDILVSTPDGSLLESRNKEFIDLITYGYRNKFTLVRDVLEEDVQIIKVSVYQKESIRDLGEGVLIPRWKDKVKACMSGEEWVDFMDASVDKGHALAFVQEYFHIKREETMAFGDNHNDIGMMRAAGESYAVETARTEVKNAAKYICPSYLEKGVYQVVKGLINEQ from the coding sequence ATGATAAAATTAATCGCATCAGATATAGATGGAACTTTAATTAAAGACTCTACGCCGGATTTATATCCTGAAATGATGAAGGCCATAAAGTCTTTGATCGGTCAGGGAATCGTTTTCTGTGCAGCAAGCGGCAGGCAGTATGACAGCATCAAGAATGTGTTCCGCCTCGTCGATGAGGATATTGTATTTATAGCCGAGAACGGTGCGCAGATTCGCTATCAGGGAAAGGACATCAGCATAACGCCTATGAACAGGCAATATGCGGAAGAGATTATAAAGCAGTTGCGGGAATATGGCAGGAACTGCGATATCCTCGTATCCACACCCGATGGATCTTTGCTGGAAAGCAGGAATAAAGAGTTCATCGATTTGATAACCTATGGATATCGCAATAAGTTCACTCTCGTCAGAGACGTTCTTGAGGAAGATGTCCAGATTATTAAAGTATCCGTTTATCAGAAGGAGAGTATCAGAGATCTGGGAGAGGGAGTCTTGATCCCCCGCTGGAAGGATAAAGTGAAAGCCTGTATGTCGGGTGAAGAGTGGGTGGATTTCATGGATGCCTCTGTAGACAAAGGGCATGCGCTGGCTTTTGTTCAGGAATACTTTCACATAAAAAGGGAAGAAACAATGGCTTTTGGTGACAATCACAACGACATCGGAATGATGCGTGCCGCGGGAGAGAGCTATGCGGTGGAAACTGCCAGAACAGAGGTGAAAAATGCCGCAAAATACATCTGCCCTTCTTATTTGGAAAAAGGTGTATATCAGGTGGTAAAAGGCTTGATAAATGAGCAGTGA